The Theropithecus gelada isolate Dixy chromosome X, Tgel_1.0, whole genome shotgun sequence genome includes a window with the following:
- the LOC112615909 gene encoding uncharacterized protein CXorf49: protein MSSPNKVSVCGAGFDLEGGEQAGSHTASPGAPGDHSHGLNLGVQGSGDGDGESGFTDSEGVSFESESELIEQGRVVLWGREGRPGTPIDDQGDVVDYSFYLAEEPAAIVPPPSVQGQPFPEGAAAEGSADNWADLEVGPSGRDALGPSPGKRQQASADRLHLCGPGPVRAWNNPERGSKSRWSLRVDPQQPSAKGPTRMSTHDSDSADESSGLPLMRVGIRRNEGSQAKPGSPKKAADTSRHAGFHCKESYLPVPGRFLTSAPRGLTPVVERPAVGELEDSPGKKMQSRAWGKVEARPSCSRAATAGALPQGLSRRKMAQGKKSPGGASQLAPGRAFPACGKRLSAAPPEPATFPPFSGVRPHGMSKKPQKPKHRGPGKKPAGRKTRESQVAAREDNDPNRDEVPKAQLPTHRPGLPRLSMRRGELSSSDPNIRAPQVPGTSEPSAYSLGGLLPRRHAPSGDQQPPVHPPRPERQQQAPGAQDCPRCIWLQREIDELTQQLAAMQFLADKIQEL from the exons ATGAGCTCCCCCAACAAGGTATCCGTTTGTGGGGCCGGTTTTGACCTGGAGGGTGGCGAGCAGGCTGGCTCCCACACGGCCAGCCCCGGAGCCCCAGGGGACCACAGCCATGGCCTCAATTTGGGGGTGCAGGGCAGCGGCGATGGCGACGGAGAGAGCGGGTTCACAGATTCGGAGGGTGTCAGCTTTGAGTCTGAGAGCGAACTGATAGAGCAAGGAAGGGTGGTGCTCTGGGGCCGGGAAGGACGGCCAGGCACCCCGATCGATGACCAAGGGGACGTTGTGGACTACTCATTCTACCTGGCTGAAGAACCAGCCGCCATCGTGCCGCCGCCCAGCGTCCAAGGACAGCCGTTCCCAGAAGGCGCCGCTGCCGAAGGGTCGGCTGACAATTGGGCGGACCTGGAGGTGGGTCCCAGTGGGAGAGACGCGCTGGGCCCCAGCCCCGGAAAACGGCAGCAGGCCTCTGCCGACCGTCTCCACCTCTGTGGTCCTGGGCCAGTGCGGGCCTGGAACAACCCGGAAAGGGGCTCGAAGAGCAGATGGAGCCTCCGCGTGGATCCCCAGCAGCCCTCTGCGAAAGGCCCCACCAGGATGTCTACCCACGACTCTGATTCCGCAGATGAGAGCAGCGGCTTACCACTGATGAGGGTGGGCATTCGCCGCAACGAAGGAAGCCAGGCCAAGCCCGGCAGCCCCAAGAAGGCAGCAGACACATCCAGACACGCAGGCTTCCACTGCAAGGAGAGTTACCTGCCCGTGCCGGGCCGTTTCCTGACCTCTGCTCCCCGCGGACTCACTCCAGTCGTGGAGAGGCCGGCTGTGGGAGAGCTGGAGGACTCTCCCGGAAAGAAAATGCAGAGCAGGGCCTGGGGAAAGGTGGAGGCCAGGCCCAGCTGTTCAAGAGCTGCCACTGCAGGggccctgccccagggcctttcaAGGAGGAAGATGGCCCAGGGGAAGAAGTCCCCAGGAGGTGCCTCTCAACTGGCTCCGGGGAGAGCCTTTCCTGCCTGCGGAAAGAGACTCTCAGCCGCTCCCCCGGAGCCGGCCAccttcccgccattctccggtgTGCGGCCACACGGGATGTCCAAGAAACCACAAAAGCCTAAGCACAGAGGCCCTGGGAAGAAACCTGCAGGAAGGAAGACCAGGGAGTCCCAGGTTGCGGCCAGAGAAGATAACGACCCAAATCGAGATGAGGTCCCAAAGGCCCAA CTTCCCACACACAGGCCAGGGCTGCCTCGCCTGTCCATGCGTCGTGGAGAACTCAGCAGCAGTGACCCCAACATCAGAGCTCCCCAAGTTCCGGGAACTTCAGAGCCCTCGGCCTACAGCCTGGGAGGCCTCCTGCCCAGACGCCATGCACCCTCCG GTGACCAGCAGCCGCCTGTCCATCCCCCAAGACCAGAAAGGCAGCAGCAGGCCCCGGGAGCCCAGGACTGTCCTCGG TGCATCTGGCTGCAGAGGGAAATTGATGAACTTACACAGCAGCTAG CGGCCATGCAGTTCCTCGCTGACAAGATCCAGGAGCTTTGA